CCCAAGCCGCACTCCCGGTGGGACCGAACGGTCTGGCCGGCGTTACGATCACGCGCGACTGCGAGATGACCTCCAGCACTGCATGAGGCTGGTCGATCGCGAACCACTCCACGACATTTCCGAAATAATCGGCCATACGGCGCCGGCGGGCGGCGGGCTGAGACAATGCGATCTCCGCCTGCTCGACGCTCTGGGAATCCGTCGCCCTCGGCAGCAAATGGGCGAGATGACAGGAATAGGACACATCCTGCAGATAACGATAGGACGTGCGATGACGGACATCGTATCGCATCACGGCATCTCGCGCGCGGGCGCCGCGCCGGTGCGCCGATACAGCGTATGTTGAAAGTACGCATCGGTAATCGCGTTGGTCACGTGTGTCATCGCATTTTCGATCTTTGCGGTGAACATGCCGAGCGCGGTCCGCTCGCCGTCTTCTCCCGACACGGCAAGCAACAGCGAATTGGCGCCGGCTGCCGCAAGCCGCGCGTCGCCGGCGATCCGCAAAGCGCTGCCACCGCGCTGGGCCGGAGTCATCAGCGGCAATTCCTTCAAGTTCCTTTCGATTGCCGCCAGTTGAAAAGCGACGGCGCGCGGATTGCCTTCATCCAGCAGCAGCAGATCGATCAGCGCGGCGACATCGAAGACGTTCAAATAGCGAGACCGATACGTCATGGCGCTGTCCGCGATCTCCAGCACCATGCGGATGCATCCCGCTTCGGAATCCGCGGACAGGCCTGCGGCCTGGCCGACGAGCCAGGTGAGATGTGAAGCCCGCTCGACGCGACGGCCAAGATCCACGAACAGCCAATTGGGCCCTCGCGTCATGTTTTCGGCACAGAGCCCGGAAAACGCAGCCGTCCGCCGCACCAGCGCGTCGAGCGTGGTTTGCGCCTGCGCGAGATCGAATTCGTCGCTCCGGCCGGGCGGCACGCTTTCCGTGAGGATGTGAATCGTGCGCCAGGTATCGAGCGAAAGACGATCTCGCGCCGCCCAGGCAGCTTGGCGTACGCGAAAGAGAAGCCGCTGCAATCCGTCAGTTGCCTTGCGGTCATAGAGAAGGCCGTGCAATTCGCCGCGCAACTTCGTATCATCGCCTGCGATCGTCTCGCGGATCGCGGCTGTGCTCGCCTGCGCGTAGGGAAGCAAAAAGCGTTCCGCGCCGACCACGGCGAGGTTCGGATCCTCACCGAGTCGGGAAGTTACGGCGCGCAGGATGCGCACGAGACTTTCGGCGCGTTCCGTATAGCGGCCCAGCCAGAACAAATTGTCCATTGCGCGACTGGGCGGCGCCTCACCAGTGCGCCGAATCTCGATCGCCCGGCTCGGCGGATTGAGCAGGCTGAAAGTATCGGCCGGTCCTTGTCCACCGACCCAAACGTCCTTGCTGGCGGCGCCGGATTGAATCGAGAGCATTCGGACATGGTCGTCCGGTGCGACCCGCACCAAGCCGCCGGGCATCACGACGTAACCGTCGGGCGTCCAGGCTGCGAAGACGCGCAGCGACACAGGGCGTGCCCCGAGCTTGCCGTCGCGATAAACCGGCGCGAGACCAAGCGGCACGGCATCTTGCGTCACCACGGTGGCACCGCGGCGCGAAATCCGGTCCTTCAGCACGCGTATATCGGCCAAGGTGAGTTCGCTGCCCAGCCGGGCCGAGGACTGTCGCGAGAATAGCGGGCGCGCATCGAAGGCGTCCCGCACGACAACGCGATCCAGCCGCGCGAGCGCTTCCCGAATGCCCCATTCGGTGCCGCACCAGACGGTCGGAATATCCGGAATCTTGAGATTCTCGCCGAGCAAGGCCCGCGCGAGGCCGGGCAAATAGGCGTCCATCGCCGGCGATTCCATCACGCCGCCGCCCAATGCGTTCGCCAGCACGACGCTGCCCGAGCGCACGGCCTCGACCAGGCCGGGAATGCCCAGCGCGGAATCGCCGCGAAGCTCGAGAGGATCGCAGAAGTCGGAATCCACGCGTCGGAAGATGACCGCGACGCGTTCCATGCCCATCAGCGTCTTGAGATAAACCTGCCCATCGCGCATGGCGAGATCATCGCCTTCGGCGAGGGTCAGGCCCAGATAATGCGCAAGATAGGCGTGCTCGAAATACGCTTCGTTGTGGGGCCCCGGCGTGAGCAGGACGGCGCGGCCGCGCCGACCATGGCCCAGAGACAGAACATGCTCGCGGTAGGCATTGAAGAACGAAGCCAGGCGCTGAACCCGCATTTCGCTGAAAAGATCGGGAAAGGTCTGCCCGACCACGATGCGGTTTTCGAGCGCATAGCCGATGCCGCTGGGCGCATCGGCGCGACTGGCGACGATCATCCATGATCCGTCGGGCATGCGGGCCAAATCCGCGGAATAAAGATGCACGTGCACGCCGTCCGGCGGCTCCAGACCCACCAAAGGGCGGAGAAATTGCGGATGACCGTGCACGAGATGCGGCGGCAAATGGCCCTGTGCGATCGTCTTTTGCGGTCCGTAGACGTCCCGCAGCACGGCGTTCGTAAGTTCGGCGCGCTGGATCACCCCCGCCTCGATCATCCGCCAGTCCGACTGTCCGATGACGAACGGCACGATATCGAGCTGCCAGAGGCGCGCTTGGCCGCCGGCGTCGTCGTACACATTGTAGGTAACACCATTTTCGCGCAGCATCGCCTGCGCGGCCGCGCCGCGGCGGGCGAACTCCGCGGTGCCCATTGCACCCAAGGCATCGGCAAGCGGCTTCCAGTCGGGGCGCACAGCCCCATCGGCATCGCGTAGCTCGTCGTAGCGTGCCGATCGCTTCGACCGAGGGACGACCTCGTTCATCGCCATCTCAGGTCGAGCGTGTGCGGAAAGTCGGGATGTATGTCCTCCGCCGGCGGTTCGAAGATGCCGCCGGTGAATCCGAACGGTTCGAACCGCGCCAGCCGGCGGCCCTCGGCTTCATAGGCATTGACGGGAAACGTCACGTAGTTGCGTCCTCCAGGATGCGCGACGTGATAGGTACATCCCCCTAAGGACCGCTTGCGTCGGCCGTCCCAGACCTCGACGGTCAGGGGTGCATGGCTGGGAATCGTAGGGTGCAGGGCGCTTGCCGGCTGCCAGGCCCGGAAGCGGACGCCGCCCACCGACTCACCCTGTGAAATGAACTTGAGCGGCACAGCCCGGCCATTCACGAGAATCTTGTGACGCCCATCGACCAAGCCCGCGGCCTTCACCTCCAGGCGCTCGACGGAAGAATCGACGAAGCGGACAGTGCCGCCGACCGCGCCCTCCTCACCCATCACATTCCACGGCTCGAGCGCCTGGCGCAGTTCGAGCGCCACGCCGCCATATTGCACCTTGCCGGCCAACGGGAAGCGGAAGGCCCAATGGGGGCGGAACCATTCCGCGTCGAAGGAGAACCCGCTCGCGTTCATATCCGCGATCACATCGGCGAAATCTGCCCAGACGAAGTGCGGCAGCATGAAGGTGTCGTGCAGTGCCGTGCCCCAGCGGACGAGCGGGGCGCGATACGGCGCCTGCCAAAACCGTGCGATCAATGCCCGGAGCAACAGGCCTTGGGCCAGGCTCATTTCCGGATGCGGCGGCATTTCGAAGCCGCGGAATTCGACAAGGCCGAGGCGACCTGTGGGGCCATCGGGCGAATAAAGCTTGTCGATGCAGATTTCCGTGCGATGGGTGTTGCCCGTGACATCGATCAGAAGATTGCGAAAAATGCGATCTACCAGCCACGGAGGAACGCCGCCTGCACCTCGCTCCGGCACTTCGCGGAACGCGATCTCCATCTCGTAAAGTGAATCGAGACGTGCTTCGTCTATGCGCGGCGCCTGACTTGTGGGGCCGATGAACATGCCCGAAAACAGGTACGAGAGAGACGGGTGGTTCTGCCAATAGGCGATGAGGCTCTTCAGAAGGTCCGGCCGACGCAGGAATGGGCTGTCTGCCGGTTGCTGCGCGCCAAGGACGATGTGGTTGCCGCCGCCGGTGCCGGTATGGCGGCCGTCCAGCATGAACTTCTCGGTTCCCAGGCGCGATTGGCGCGCTTCTTCGTAGAGCGCTTCGGTGATGGAGACTTGGTCGCGCCAGGATCGCGCGGGATGGATGTTCACCTCGATCACGCCCGGATCGGGCGTCACCTTGATGACGTTGATGCGGGGATCGTAAGGCGGACCATAGCCCTCGATGTGCAGCTGCGCGCCGATTTCGGCAGCGGCGTCCTCGACGGCGGCGAGGAGGTCGAGATAGTCGGAAGCGCTTTCCGCCGGAGGCATGAAGACGTTGAGGCGACCATCGCGGGACTCGACAGCAAGCGCGGTACGGACAGCGGCACTTTCGACCGGGGGCTCCTGTTCGACGCGCTCGCGCCGGGCTTCCCAACCCGGATCGCGCAGCGCACCCGCAAGATAGGGCTGGCGATAGGAGTCGCGCTCGGGCAATGGCGGCAGCTTTTCGAACGGATCAGGCGGCGGGACGAAGGGCCGTGCGGCCTCCGGCAACCAAGGAAGCGCGTCCAGCGGCAGGCGATAACCAACAGGCGAGTCGCCAGGTATCAATTGCAACCGCCCCGACCGCGTAGTCCAGCGCTCGGAGCGCCAGCGCCGCTTGTCGGGCGCGTTCCATCGCTGCACCGGAAGCACATAGCCCGCCACACTGTTCAGCCCCCGTTCGAACACGCGGGCCAGACGCGCGCGCTCTTCCGCGTCCTCAAGCTTGGAGTCCAGGGGATCGACATTGGAGGGAAGCGCGGCTTCCTTGCCGAGATAGTGCCACGGATCTTCGAACGCCGGCACGGCATAGGCCGGATTGACATCGAGGCGGCGCGCAATGCCTTGGATAAGCATGCGAGCATCATCGGCTGTCGGCTTGTAATCCTCGGCCTCGCGCGCGACGCGCTCGACATCCCGCCAAAGTGGAACGCCGTCGCCGCGCCAATAGAGCGCGAAGGCCCAGCGCGGCAGGCTTTCGCCCGGATACCACTTGCCTTGCCCGTGATGGAGAAAACCGCCAGGCGCGAAACGGTCGCGCAGACGGCGGATCAACGTGTCGGCGAGCCCGCGCTTATTGGGCCCGACGGCGGCTGTGGTCCATTCCGCGCCGTCCATGTCGTCGATCGATACGAATGTCGGCTCTCCACCCATCGTCAGGCGCACGTCGCCGTCCTTCAACATCGAATCGATGCGATCGCCGAGAGCATCGATCGCGCGCCATTGTGCGGACGTGTAGGGCTTTGTCACGCGCGGCGGCTCGACGACTCGATGGATCGACATCTCGAACTCGAACGCGACCTCACACTCGTCCAGCGAGCCCGTGATCGGTGCCGCATGTGTAGGATTGGCCGCACAGGCCAATGGAATGTGCCCCTCGCCCGCGAAGAGACCGGAGGTCGGATCGAGCCCAACCCAGCCTGCGCCGGGCAAATAGACCTCGCACCAGGCGTGCAAATCGGTGAAGTCCTGCTCGGCGCCGGACGGACCATCGAGCGACTTCTGATCTGGCTTGAGCTGGATCAGATAGCCCGACGCGAAGCGCGCGGCGACACCGAGGCGACGGAGCAACTGCACCAGCAGCCATGCCGAATCGCGACAGGAGCCGGCACGACGCTCCAGGGTCTCGTCCGGCGTTTGAATGCCCGGCTCCATGCGAATGAGATAGGCGATGTCACGTTGCACCTGCGCATTCAGATCGAAGAGAAATCCGGTCGTCGGCTTTTCCAGGCGCGGAACAGCGGCGAGATAGGTCTCGAAACTGGCGCCGAGCGTTGCGGCTTGAAGATAGGGTTTGAGATCTTCAAGCATTTCCGGCGCGTAGGCGAAGGGAAATGCCTCGGCCTCAGGCTCCAGAAAGAAATCGAACGGATTGATGACATTCAGCTCGGCGGTGAGATCGACGGTCACCGTCAAATGGTCGGTCTTCTCCGGCACCACGACACGCGCCAGCCAGTTGGACTGCGGGTCCTGCTGCCAGTTGAGAAAATGCCGGTCTGGGCTGATCGTCAGGCCATAGTTCAGGATTGGGGTCCTGCAATGTGGCGCGGGGCGCAGCCGCACGATCTGGGGGCCAAGATTGATCAGCCGATCGTAACGGTAGCGGGTGGAATGGCGGAGGGCGACCTGGATGCTCATTCCCGGTACTCTGCCGCAACTGCGAAGAACCTGCCACGCCACTTTCGCAACCGCGTCAAAGGAGCCCGGAACCAGCCTTTTGCCCGCCGCGTTACCCCTCGCTTCCCGGGACCCACACCATGCGCGTTTTCACCTGCCAAGCCTGCGGGCAATTGCTATATTTCGAGAATATCCGATGCGAAAATTGCGGTCACGCGCTCGGCTATCTTGCTGATAAGCAAACGATTTCTGCCATCGAGCCCCTGACAGACGGCACGTTTCGCGCCTTGGCTGCGCGTGGCCGCTATCGGTTTTGCCAGAACCAGGAATTCGGCGTTTGCAACTGGATGGTGCCGGTCCGGAGCAAAAGCGCCTTCTGCGCAGCCTGCCGCCACAACCGGACGGTCCCCGATCTGTCCGTGCCCGAAAATGCCGGTCACTGGTCCAAGATCGAGGCGGCAAAGCATCG
The nucleotide sequence above comes from Rhizomicrobium sp.. Encoded proteins:
- a CDS encoding circularly permuted type 2 ATP-grasp protein; translation: MNEVVPRSKRSARYDELRDADGAVRPDWKPLADALGAMGTAEFARRGAAAQAMLRENGVTYNVYDDAGGQARLWQLDIVPFVIGQSDWRMIEAGVIQRAELTNAVLRDVYGPQKTIAQGHLPPHLVHGHPQFLRPLVGLEPPDGVHVHLYSADLARMPDGSWMIVASRADAPSGIGYALENRIVVGQTFPDLFSEMRVQRLASFFNAYREHVLSLGHGRRGRAVLLTPGPHNEAYFEHAYLAHYLGLTLAEGDDLAMRDGQVYLKTLMGMERVAVIFRRVDSDFCDPLELRGDSALGIPGLVEAVRSGSVVLANALGGGVMESPAMDAYLPGLARALLGENLKIPDIPTVWCGTEWGIREALARLDRVVVRDAFDARPLFSRQSSARLGSELTLADIRVLKDRISRRGATVVTQDAVPLGLAPVYRDGKLGARPVSLRVFAAWTPDGYVVMPGGLVRVAPDDHVRMLSIQSGAASKDVWVGGQGPADTFSLLNPPSRAIEIRRTGEAPPSRAMDNLFWLGRYTERAESLVRILRAVTSRLGEDPNLAVVGAERFLLPYAQASTAAIRETIAGDDTKLRGELHGLLYDRKATDGLQRLLFRVRQAAWAARDRLSLDTWRTIHILTESVPPGRSDEFDLAQAQTTLDALVRRTAAFSGLCAENMTRGPNWLFVDLGRRVERASHLTWLVGQAAGLSADSEAGCIRMVLEIADSAMTYRSRYLNVFDVAALIDLLLLDEGNPRAVAFQLAAIERNLKELPLMTPAQRGGSALRIAGDARLAAAGANSLLLAVSGEDGERTALGMFTAKIENAMTHVTNAITDAYFQHTLYRRTGAAPAREMP
- a CDS encoding transglutaminase family protein; translated protein: MSIQVALRHSTRYRYDRLINLGPQIVRLRPAPHCRTPILNYGLTISPDRHFLNWQQDPQSNWLARVVVPEKTDHLTVTVDLTAELNVINPFDFFLEPEAEAFPFAYAPEMLEDLKPYLQAATLGASFETYLAAVPRLEKPTTGFLFDLNAQVQRDIAYLIRMEPGIQTPDETLERRAGSCRDSAWLLVQLLRRLGVAARFASGYLIQLKPDQKSLDGPSGAEQDFTDLHAWCEVYLPGAGWVGLDPTSGLFAGEGHIPLACAANPTHAAPITGSLDECEVAFEFEMSIHRVVEPPRVTKPYTSAQWRAIDALGDRIDSMLKDGDVRLTMGGEPTFVSIDDMDGAEWTTAAVGPNKRGLADTLIRRLRDRFAPGGFLHHGQGKWYPGESLPRWAFALYWRGDGVPLWRDVERVAREAEDYKPTADDARMLIQGIARRLDVNPAYAVPAFEDPWHYLGKEAALPSNVDPLDSKLEDAEERARLARVFERGLNSVAGYVLPVQRWNAPDKRRWRSERWTTRSGRLQLIPGDSPVGYRLPLDALPWLPEAARPFVPPPDPFEKLPPLPERDSYRQPYLAGALRDPGWEARRERVEQEPPVESAAVRTALAVESRDGRLNVFMPPAESASDYLDLLAAVEDAAAEIGAQLHIEGYGPPYDPRINVIKVTPDPGVIEVNIHPARSWRDQVSITEALYEEARQSRLGTEKFMLDGRHTGTGGGNHIVLGAQQPADSPFLRRPDLLKSLIAYWQNHPSLSYLFSGMFIGPTSQAPRIDEARLDSLYEMEIAFREVPERGAGGVPPWLVDRIFRNLLIDVTGNTHRTEICIDKLYSPDGPTGRLGLVEFRGFEMPPHPEMSLAQGLLLRALIARFWQAPYRAPLVRWGTALHDTFMLPHFVWADFADVIADMNASGFSFDAEWFRPHWAFRFPLAGKVQYGGVALELRQALEPWNVMGEEGAVGGTVRFVDSSVERLEVKAAGLVDGRHKILVNGRAVPLKFISQGESVGGVRFRAWQPASALHPTIPSHAPLTVEVWDGRRKRSLGGCTYHVAHPGGRNYVTFPVNAYEAEGRRLARFEPFGFTGGIFEPPAEDIHPDFPHTLDLRWR